In one window of Falco cherrug isolate bFalChe1 chromosome 10, bFalChe1.pri, whole genome shotgun sequence DNA:
- the LSP1 gene encoding lymphocyte-specific protein 1 isoform X4 produces the protein MTSAVLRRNSSKQGLQNLIRLTAQWSVEDEEEAARERRRREREKQLRSQAEEGLNGTVSCSESASPAQENHYDFKPSGTSELEEDEGFSDWSQKLEQRKQRSPRQSYEEEDGGVRETEVKLEQIQLGRESLEEIQEENVVIREEERLCQEEEPVQEREEEERAEQEEKKRRRNDEEEEASEKRQKAPSPPGGEEEELGSDHATVCSMKITDRTESLNRSIKKSNSIKKTQPPLPVSKIDDRLEQYTQAIETSTKAPKPVRQPSLDLPTTSMMVASTKSLWETGEVTAQSAAKPLPCKDIVAGDIMSKRSLWEQKGDPKPETSIKSTHSGKRYKFVATGHGQYKKVLIDDAAEQ, from the exons GAGAGCGGCGACGGCGGGAGCGGGAGAAGCAGTTGAGgtcccaggcagaggagggcttGAATGGCACCGTCTCCTGCTCGGAGAGTGCGAGTCCGGCGCAGGAAAACCA cTATGACTTTAAGCCATCTGGGACttcagagctggaggaggatgaGGGGTTCAGTGACTGGTCCCAGAAGCTTGAGCAGCGCAAACAGAG GTCTCCACGACAGTCATATGAAGAAGAGGACGGTGGTGTGAGGGAAACTGAAGTCAAACTGGAGCAGATCCAGCTGGGTCGGGAAAGCCTGGAGGAGATCCAGGAGGAGAATGTAGTTATCAGGGAGGAAGAGAGGCTGTGCCAGGAGGAAGAACCGGTCCAAGAGcgtgaggaagaggagagagctGAGCAAGAG gaaaagaagagaaggagaaatgacGAGGAAGAAGAAGCATCAGAAAAGCGCCAGAAGGCCCCAAGCCCCCCCGGCggggaagaggaggagctgggctcGGACCACGCCACGGTGTGCTCCATGAAG ATCACAGACAGGACCGAGTCACTGAACCGCTCCAtaaagaaaag TAACAGCATAAAGAAGActcagcctcccctccccgTGTCGAAGATTGACGACAGGCTGGAGCAGTACACACAGGCTATTGAG ACATCCACAAAGGCTCCAAAACCTGTCCGACAGCCCTCTCTCGACCTTCCCACCACCAGCATGATGGTAGCCAGCACAAAAAGCCTCTGGGAGACCGGAGAGGTCACAGCTCAGTCTGCTGCGAAGCCCCTGCCCTGTAAG GATATCGTGGCTGGAGACATCATGAGTAAAAGAAGCCTTTGGGAACAGAAGGGCGATCCCAAGCCTGAGACCAGTATCAAG TCCACTCATTCTGGCAAAAGGTATAAATTTGTTGCAACAGGCCACGGCCAGTACAAGAAGGTGTTGATAGATGATGCTGCAGAGCAATAG
- the LSP1 gene encoding lymphocyte-specific protein 1 isoform X2: protein MTSAVLRRNSSKQGLQNLIRLTAQWSVEDEEEAARERRRREREKQLRSQAEEGLNGTVSCSESASPAQENHYDFKPSGTSELEEDEGFSDWSQKLEQRKQRSPRQSYEEEDGGVRETEVKLEQIQLGRESLEEIQEENVVIREEERLCQEEEPVQEREEEERAEQEEKKRRRNDEEEEASEKRQKAPSPPGGEEEELGSDHATVCSMKVRVPAPLWRQGSHSTSPVTRKDDPGLAITDRTESLNRSIKKSNSIKKTQPPLPVSKIDDRLEQYTQAIETSTKAPKPVRQPSLDLPTTSMMVASTKSLWETGEVTAQSAAKPLPCKDIVAGDIMSKRSLWEQKGDPKPETSIKSTHSGKRYKFVATGHGQYKKVLIDDAAEQ, encoded by the exons GAGAGCGGCGACGGCGGGAGCGGGAGAAGCAGTTGAGgtcccaggcagaggagggcttGAATGGCACCGTCTCCTGCTCGGAGAGTGCGAGTCCGGCGCAGGAAAACCA cTATGACTTTAAGCCATCTGGGACttcagagctggaggaggatgaGGGGTTCAGTGACTGGTCCCAGAAGCTTGAGCAGCGCAAACAGAG GTCTCCACGACAGTCATATGAAGAAGAGGACGGTGGTGTGAGGGAAACTGAAGTCAAACTGGAGCAGATCCAGCTGGGTCGGGAAAGCCTGGAGGAGATCCAGGAGGAGAATGTAGTTATCAGGGAGGAAGAGAGGCTGTGCCAGGAGGAAGAACCGGTCCAAGAGcgtgaggaagaggagagagctGAGCAAGAG gaaaagaagagaaggagaaatgacGAGGAAGAAGAAGCATCAGAAAAGCGCCAGAAGGCCCCAAGCCCCCCCGGCggggaagaggaggagctgggctcGGACCACGCCACGGTGTGCTCCATGAAGGTTCGTGTGCCTGCGCCCCTCTGGAGGCAGGGCAGCCACAGCACCTCACCCGTGACGAGGAAAGATGATCCAGGGCTTGCG ATCACAGACAGGACCGAGTCACTGAACCGCTCCAtaaagaaaag TAACAGCATAAAGAAGActcagcctcccctccccgTGTCGAAGATTGACGACAGGCTGGAGCAGTACACACAGGCTATTGAG ACATCCACAAAGGCTCCAAAACCTGTCCGACAGCCCTCTCTCGACCTTCCCACCACCAGCATGATGGTAGCCAGCACAAAAAGCCTCTGGGAGACCGGAGAGGTCACAGCTCAGTCTGCTGCGAAGCCCCTGCCCTGTAAG GATATCGTGGCTGGAGACATCATGAGTAAAAGAAGCCTTTGGGAACAGAAGGGCGATCCCAAGCCTGAGACCAGTATCAAG TCCACTCATTCTGGCAAAAGGTATAAATTTGTTGCAACAGGCCACGGCCAGTACAAGAAGGTGTTGATAGATGATGCTGCAGAGCAATAG
- the PRR33 gene encoding proline-rich protein 33, giving the protein MTMLITVSSSIQPAPIHHHLSPPPTLPKPGKDNLRLQRLLKKAAKKNAILASEQAKPFRSCLSPVNEASSDLEHNESTPPEEPPKTTAPPSASLPSHLSIKPITHRIPSPFRKSKPFTLKVTEQRRIAEHLILTTSPAMPLLHKPGAPEIPQKPEGMDTHPPTPCDPSIAVFPQPPPSSTPSKERAPEVTYVSKVHTYFHSVKPPRAKTPTSNQTQATTTTSHEDKRPSSPAPETSHSEPSPGQIPAPLDDSKATAPTLEPPLLSAAEAEPPDQAPIPAPTGEPIRAPSPKPSTSDTHTDKPATHGNYTEISESESAPELPKQDGDILKPWTPSPPWRQAHPATASPAQVDSTEATSTDTNTEHLTQPQLTPSLPNASPPLKAEPAPSAAEAARPPGANASGWHRLKKHLMVQPEASNFPEPKMEKLGQEEGSQEKDNSQAIISQDHRPFKSRATRMWDAILYQMTVNKEKQQRAEEKQPRKEESIFLPRRLPILLHKPRFDARKLKELAAKPMTKITTAFEVSRFRPKVAEEHSKSFNRMASGWSVN; this is encoded by the coding sequence ATGACAATGCTCATAACAGTATCATCCTCCATCCAGCCTGCTCCCATCCACCACCAcctttctccccctcccaccctACCAAAGCCTGGGAAGGACAACCTGCGGCTCCAGCGGCTGCTGAAGAAGGCAGCCAAGAAGAACGCCATCCTAGCTTCAGAGCAAGCCAAGCCCTTTCGGTCCTGCCTCTCGCCCGTGAACGAGGCCAGCTCTGACCTAGAGCACAATGAAAGCACTCCCCCAGAAGAGCCCCCCAAAaccacagcccccccctccGCCAGCCTTCCATCCCACCTCTCCATCAAGCCCATCACCCACCGCATCCCCTCCCCTTTCCGAAAGAGCAAGCCTTTCACGCTGAAGGTCACCGAGCAGAGGCGCATTGCCGAACACCTCATACTCACAACCTCCCCGGCCATGCCCCTGCTACACAAGCCAGGAGCTCCTGAGATTCCACAGAAACCTGAAGGCATGGACACCCACCCTCCCACTCCATGTGACCCTTCAATAGCTGTTttcccccagcctcctccttccAGTACACCCAGTAAAGAGCGAGCACCAGAGGTTACCTACGTCAGCAAGGTGCACACGTATTTCCACAGTGTCAAGCCACCCAGGGCTAAGACACCCACATCAAATCAGACCCAAGCAACAACCACCACCAGCCATGAAGACAAAAGGCCTTCTTCTCCGGCACCTGAAACAAGCCACTCTGAACCATCTCCAGGGCAGATACCCGCCCCGCTCGATGACAGCAAGGCCACAGCTCCCACCCTGGAGCCTCccctcctttctgctgcagaggcagagcctCCTGATCAAGCTCCCATACCTGCTCCTACTGGGGAGCCCATCAGAGCCCCTTCACCCAAGCCCAGCACCTCCGATACCCACACCGATAAGCCTGCAACCCATGGAAACTACACTGAAATATCTGAATCAGAGAGTGCTCCTGAATTACCCAAGCAAGATGGTGACATCCTAAAACCATGGACACCCAGCCCTCCCTGGAGGCAAGCACATCCAGCCACAGCAAGCCCTGCACAAGTTGACAGCACCGAGGCCACCTCCACGGACACCAACACAGAACATTTAACTCAACCGCAGCTGACCCCCAGCTTACCAAATGCCAGCCCCCCTCTCAAAGCTGAGCCAGCACcatcagcagcagaagcagcaagaccTCCTGGAGCCAATGCCAGTGGCTGGCATCGCCTCAAGAAGCACTTGATGGTGCAGCCAGAAGCATCCAACTTCCCAGAGCCCAAGATGGAAAAGCTGGGACAGGAGGAAGGAAGCCAAGAGAAGGACAACTCTCAAGCAATCATCAGTCAAGACCACAGGCCATTTAAATCGAGGGCAACAAGGATGTGGGATGCTATTTTATACCAGATGACAGTCaacaaggagaagcagcagcgagcagaagaaaaacagccacggaaagaagaaagcatctttcttcCCCGCCGCTTACCCATCCTCCTACATAAGCCACGCTTCGATGCCCGGAAACTGAAGGAACTGGCTGCCAAACCCATGACAAAGATCACCACCGCCTTTGAGGTGAGCCGGTTTAGACCCAAAGTGGCTGAGGAGCACAGCAAGAGCTTTAACAGAATGGCATCGGGATGGTCAGTCAACTGA